One window of the Pyxicephalus adspersus chromosome 5, UCB_Pads_2.0, whole genome shotgun sequence genome contains the following:
- the TMEM200C gene encoding transmembrane protein 200C translates to MIATGGLLRISARKQDPLRPKSQAPKRKRKAKKKRKNDVVVVKGKLKLCSVSGLIALCGILVLLVGIAMAVMGYWPKSSSVYHGSPGTNQAKLSSGDINVISANSSQSWSHHNSQGTNQNAFKVSDTNSTRSLQQKTSPGFLASLFSRYLHSDNLKVFGPLIMGIGIFLFICANAVLHENRDKKTKIINLRDLYSTVIDVHGMKSKDGAPLNGFVNYVQSRSMDVKGGDTFGAAMLAKSSWHSALGGPISFSPPNLREARTSSPKVYRHQAEHMNLNEEVYSIYRERSNSALPFDRVSGGDESNDSLSESPDLEWGRNSTCSIVGHSLSAFTLPIVNLDSCLLEKKEDQGEGNKSAKEVSKGEIELSLTNFSHADLNWEIPQTHRKLPLRRQSTSCLPDFRRPMSPGPLSDLGSQSLSSTDLDCSLLVRGSPFGKTKPVVLKDSLTTAPLIRRDSQSSGSDQSSNKGYIHLEEAGTSFESIDTSANKTQDCEETEAIDIEIPSEDTSTEQHVEQKQYTNKEKLLMLSRSRAKSDDDGGDDIDNTSI, encoded by the coding sequence ATGATTGCCACTGGAGGTCTGTTGAGGATCTCTGCACGTAAACAAGATCCTCTCAGACCCAAAAGCCAAGCTCCGAAGAGAAAGCGGAAAGCAAAAAAGAAGCGCAAGAATGATGTGGTGGTTGTAAAAGGCAAACTTAAACTTTGCTCTGTCTCTGGATTAATTGCCCTATGTGGAATCTTAGTACTTTTGGTTGGAATAGCAATGGCTGTTATGGGATATTGGCCAAAAAGTAGTTCTGTTTATCATGGCAGTCCAGGGACAAATCAAGCCAAACTCTCATCAGGTGATATCAATGTTATCAGTGCAAATTCAAGCCAATCATGGAGCCATCACAACAGTCAAGGAACTAATCAGAATGCCTTCAAAGTAAGTGACACAAACTCAACAAGAAGCCTTCAGCAAAAAACATCACCTGGATTTCTTGCAAGTCTGTTTTCTAGATACTTGCACTCGGATAATCTTAAAGTTTTTGGTCCTCTAATAATGGGCATTggaatatttctatttatttgtgcTAATGCAGTTCTTCATGAAAACAGAGACAAGAAAACAAAGATCATCAACCTGAGGGATCTCTACTCTACAGTGATTGATGTTCATGGCATGAAATCTAAAGATGGAGCACCTCTAAATGGGTTTGTTAATTATGTGCAATCTCGAAGCATGGATGTAAAAGGTGGTGACACATTTGGGGCTGCAATGTTGGCCAAGAGTTCATGGCATTCTGCTCTTGGTGGACCAATTTCTTTCTCTCCTCCTAATCTAAGGGAAGCAAGGACGTCTTCTCCTAAGGTATACCGACACCAGGCTGAGCACATGAACCTGAATGAGGAGGTATACAGTATTTACAGGGAGAGGTCCAACTCTGCTTTACCATTTGACAGAGTTTCAGGGGGGGATGAAAGTAATGATTCCCTATCCGAATCACCTGACCTAGAATGGGGTAGGAACAGTACATGTTCCATAGTTGGTCATTCCCTTAGTGCTTTCACGCTACCTATTGTCAACTTAGATAGCTGTCTGttggagaagaaagaagaccaagGGGAAGGGAATAAAAGTGCCAAAGAAGTATCTAAGGGAGAGATTGAATTAAGTTTGACTAATTTTAGCCATGCAGACTTAAACTGGGAAATTCCCCAAACTCATAGAAAATTACCTTTAAGGCGCCAGAGCACAAGTTGTCTGCCTGACTTCAGGAGACCGATGTCACCTGGGCCACTCTCAGATTTGGGTAGCCAGTCATTAAGCAGCACAGACTTAGACTGTAGCCTTTTGGTGAGAGGTTCTCCATTTGGCAAAACAAAACCTGTTGTTCTTAAGGATTCTCTAACTACAGCGCCATTGATAAGAAGAGATTCCCAAAGTTCAGGGTCTGACCAATCAAGCAATAAGGGCTACATTCATCTTGAGGAGGCAGGAACCTCCTTTGAGTCTATAGACACCTCAGCCAATAAAACTCAAGACTGTGAGGAAACAGAGGCTATAGACATTGAAATTCCTTCAGAAGATACCAGCACAGAACAACACGTTGAACAGAAGCAGTacactaataaagaaaaattgttgaTGCTTTCCAGGTCTCGTGCTAAGtctgatgatgatggtggtgatgatatAGATAACACAAGTATTTAA